Proteins encoded together in one Jaculus jaculus isolate mJacJac1 chromosome 7, mJacJac1.mat.Y.cur, whole genome shotgun sequence window:
- the Cdadc1 gene encoding cytidine and dCMP deaminase domain-containing protein 1 isoform X2, translated as MKIVGLHCSSEDLHTGQIALIKHGSRLKNCDLYFSRKPCSACLKMIVNAGVNRISYWPADPEISLLTEASSSEDAKLDAKAAERLKSNSRAHVCVLLQPLVCYMVQFVEETSYKCDFIQKIAKTLPDANIDFYSECKQERIKEYEMLFLVSNEEMHKQILMTIGLENLCENPYFSNLRQNMKDLILLLATVASSVPSFKHFGFYCSNPEQINDIHNQSLPQEIARHCMVQARLLAYRTEDHKTGVGAVIWAEGNSRSCDGTGAMYFIGCGYNAFPVGSEYADFPHMDDKHKDREIRKFRYIIHAEQNALTFRCQEIKPEERSMIFVTKCPCDECVPLIKGAGIKQIYAGDVDVGKKKADISYMKFGELEGVSKFTWQLTPSEVYSLEQSEPERRENGVSRSRPAKDEQHRSKRLCLQNHSASLSPPHLPAASQPRT; from the exons atgaaaattgtTGGTCTCCATTGTTCTAGCGAAGATTTACATACTGGGCAAATTGCTCTTATTAAACATGGGTCAAGGCTGAAAAACTGTGATCTTTATTTTTCCAGAAAACCATGTTCTGCTTGTTTAAAAATGATTGTAAATG CTGGAGTTAACCGCATATCCTATTGGCCTGCTGACCCGGAAATAAGTTTGCTCACCGAGGCTTCTAGTTCTGAAGATGCAAAGTTAGATGCCAAAGCTGCAGAAAGACTGAAGTCCAACAGCCGGGCCCATGTGTGTGTCTTACTCCAGCCTCTGGTGTGTTACATGGTGCAGTTTGTAGAGGAAACCTCGTACAAATGTGACTTTATTCAAAAAATTGCAAAAACACTACCGGATGCTAACATTGATTTTTATTCTGAATGTaaacaagaaagaataaaagaatatgaaatgttatttttggtttcaaatgaagaaatgcaTAAGCAAATACTGATGACCATAGGTCTGGAGAACCTGTGTGAAAACCCGTACTTTAGCAATCTAAGACAAAACATGAAAGACCTTATCCTTCTTTTGGCCACAGTAGCTTCCAGTGTTCCCAGCTTTAAACACTTCGGATTCTACTGTAGCAATCCAGAGCAGATTAATGACATTCACAATCAAAGTTTGCCACAAGAAATTGCAAGGCACTGCATGGTTCAGGCCAGGTTATTGGCATATCGAACTG AGGATCATAAAACAGGAGTTGGAGCTGTCATTTGGGCAGAAGGGAATTCT AGAAGCTGTGATGGAACTGGTGCCATGTACTTCATAGGCTGTGGTTACAACGCCTTTCCTGTTGGCTCTGAGTATGCCGACTTCCCACACATGGATGACAAGCATAAAGACAGAGAAATACGGAAATTCAGATACATCATACATGCAGAACAGAATGCCTTGACATTTAG gtgtcaagaaataaaaccagaagAAAGAAGCATGATTTTTGTGACAAAGTGCCCATGTGATGAATGTGTGCCTTTAATTAAAGGTGCAGGCATAAAGCAGATCTATGCAGGGGATGTAGATGTTGGAAAAAAGAAGGCAGACATCTCTTATATGAAGTTTGGGGAGCTTGAAGGTGTTAGCAAATTTACA TGGCAGTTGACTCCTTCTGAAGTTTATAGTCTTGAACAAAGTGAACCTGAAAGGAGAGAAA
- the Cdadc1 gene encoding cytidine and dCMP deaminase domain-containing protein 1 isoform X1: MKEAGQMQNLEGARVGRSVSTQTGSMSGQIPRLSKVNLFTLLSLWMELFPGVEAQGQKSQKNEEENHGPVGDNEELARVSTDKKQVKKTGLVVVKNMKIVGLHCSSEDLHTGQIALIKHGSRLKNCDLYFSRKPCSACLKMIVNAGVNRISYWPADPEISLLTEASSSEDAKLDAKAAERLKSNSRAHVCVLLQPLVCYMVQFVEETSYKCDFIQKIAKTLPDANIDFYSECKQERIKEYEMLFLVSNEEMHKQILMTIGLENLCENPYFSNLRQNMKDLILLLATVASSVPSFKHFGFYCSNPEQINDIHNQSLPQEIARHCMVQARLLAYRTEDHKTGVGAVIWAEGNSRSCDGTGAMYFIGCGYNAFPVGSEYADFPHMDDKHKDREIRKFRYIIHAEQNALTFRCQEIKPEERSMIFVTKCPCDECVPLIKGAGIKQIYAGDVDVGKKKADISYMKFGELEGVSKFTWQLTPSEVYSLEQSEPERRENGVSRSRPAKDEQHRSKRLCLQNHSASLSPPHLPAASQPRT, translated from the exons ATGAAAGAAGCGGGGCAGATGCAAAATCTGGAGGGCGCGAGGGTCGGGCGGTCGGTCAGCACGCAGACTGGCAGTATGTCGG GTCAGATACCAAGGCTCTCAAAAGTCAACCTTTTCACTCTGCTCAGTCTCTGGATGGAGCTCTTCCCAGGAGTAGAAGCCCAAGGGCAGAAATCTCAG aaaaatgaagaggaaaacCATGGACCCGTAGGAGATAATGAAGAGTTGGCCAGAGTATCTACTGACAAAAAACAG GTGAAGAAAACTGGTCTTGTGGTGgtgaaaaacatgaaaattgtTGGTCTCCATTGTTCTAGCGAAGATTTACATACTGGGCAAATTGCTCTTATTAAACATGGGTCAAGGCTGAAAAACTGTGATCTTTATTTTTCCAGAAAACCATGTTCTGCTTGTTTAAAAATGATTGTAAATG CTGGAGTTAACCGCATATCCTATTGGCCTGCTGACCCGGAAATAAGTTTGCTCACCGAGGCTTCTAGTTCTGAAGATGCAAAGTTAGATGCCAAAGCTGCAGAAAGACTGAAGTCCAACAGCCGGGCCCATGTGTGTGTCTTACTCCAGCCTCTGGTGTGTTACATGGTGCAGTTTGTAGAGGAAACCTCGTACAAATGTGACTTTATTCAAAAAATTGCAAAAACACTACCGGATGCTAACATTGATTTTTATTCTGAATGTaaacaagaaagaataaaagaatatgaaatgttatttttggtttcaaatgaagaaatgcaTAAGCAAATACTGATGACCATAGGTCTGGAGAACCTGTGTGAAAACCCGTACTTTAGCAATCTAAGACAAAACATGAAAGACCTTATCCTTCTTTTGGCCACAGTAGCTTCCAGTGTTCCCAGCTTTAAACACTTCGGATTCTACTGTAGCAATCCAGAGCAGATTAATGACATTCACAATCAAAGTTTGCCACAAGAAATTGCAAGGCACTGCATGGTTCAGGCCAGGTTATTGGCATATCGAACTG AGGATCATAAAACAGGAGTTGGAGCTGTCATTTGGGCAGAAGGGAATTCT AGAAGCTGTGATGGAACTGGTGCCATGTACTTCATAGGCTGTGGTTACAACGCCTTTCCTGTTGGCTCTGAGTATGCCGACTTCCCACACATGGATGACAAGCATAAAGACAGAGAAATACGGAAATTCAGATACATCATACATGCAGAACAGAATGCCTTGACATTTAG gtgtcaagaaataaaaccagaagAAAGAAGCATGATTTTTGTGACAAAGTGCCCATGTGATGAATGTGTGCCTTTAATTAAAGGTGCAGGCATAAAGCAGATCTATGCAGGGGATGTAGATGTTGGAAAAAAGAAGGCAGACATCTCTTATATGAAGTTTGGGGAGCTTGAAGGTGTTAGCAAATTTACA TGGCAGTTGACTCCTTCTGAAGTTTATAGTCTTGAACAAAGTGAACCTGAAAGGAGAGAAA